Proteins from one Desulfonema limicola genomic window:
- a CDS encoding hybrid sensor histidine kinase/response regulator: MSRQSQTLRVGTEQVDELVNLTGELIIAASAFDQQMNTFMDAVNELELARNRLREIARNMEVGYEVKALGSLKNLETKPLKDINAKENEDGAEFDALELDSYSELSMIIRTLNESAIDIGSIYTRYAGLHSEFDGHNNRQRVLLSELQDKMMKVRMLPMSTLSNKLRRTVREVSKMLGKKIRLILIGEDIELDRLVWEKITDPLMHLLRNSADHGIESPEIRKKKNKPLAATIKLDAFREGNQVVIRISDDGAGLNYKNIEKKARQAGFIAQGASVSEQELAALIFKPGLSTSDKISQVSGRGVGMDVVRENIHELKGTVKVASQQDTGTQFTIRIPLTFAAVRALLFTLSGQVLAIALNEIKEIIRVEPQNLITSPVRAIKTSEKILPLYSLKHFINSREKEGDASVNNYNPIVLVTGTGNDRKAIEIDSLIGQQEIVIKSTGSHLRYVKGISGVTIIGDGNVVPILNIPELIGKSSDHSAGTGTEIFDHGIMAEKSLSIMIVDDSVSIRQVVSRLIEDQGWKFRIAKDGIDALEKLQDGIPDLILLDVEMPRMNGYEFLSALGAEPSYKNIPVVMLTSRVTEKHREKALALGAREFVAKPYNDNEFIELILNVTS, translated from the coding sequence TTGTCCAGGCAGTCCCAGACCCTTCGTGTAGGAACAGAACAGGTTGACGAACTTGTTAATCTCACAGGTGAACTCATAATTGCTGCCAGTGCATTTGACCAGCAGATGAATACTTTTATGGATGCAGTTAATGAACTTGAATTGGCAAGGAATCGTCTTAGGGAAATTGCAAGAAATATGGAGGTTGGTTATGAGGTAAAAGCTCTGGGCAGTCTTAAAAATCTTGAAACAAAACCCCTTAAAGATATAAATGCAAAAGAAAATGAGGATGGTGCAGAATTTGATGCACTGGAACTTGACAGTTATTCTGAACTAAGCATGATTATCCGCACTCTTAATGAGTCAGCCATTGATATTGGTTCTATTTATACGCGTTATGCAGGTCTGCACAGTGAATTTGACGGTCATAACAACCGCCAGAGAGTTTTACTGAGCGAACTTCAGGATAAAATGATGAAGGTTCGCATGCTCCCAATGTCAACCCTGAGTAATAAACTGCGGAGAACTGTCAGGGAAGTATCCAAGATGCTTGGGAAAAAAATCAGGCTCATTCTTATCGGCGAAGATATTGAACTGGACAGGCTTGTATGGGAAAAAATTACAGATCCTCTTATGCATCTGCTGAGAAACTCGGCAGATCACGGCATTGAATCCCCTGAGATAAGAAAAAAGAAAAATAAACCCCTGGCAGCAACAATTAAGCTTGATGCATTTCGTGAAGGCAATCAAGTAGTAATACGCATTTCAGATGATGGTGCAGGACTTAATTATAAAAATATTGAAAAAAAAGCACGTCAGGCCGGATTTATTGCCCAGGGTGCTTCAGTTTCTGAACAGGAACTGGCTGCTCTTATATTTAAGCCTGGGTTGAGTACCAGCGATAAAATCAGCCAGGTATCAGGCCGCGGTGTTGGCATGGATGTTGTCAGGGAAAATATCCATGAACTCAAAGGAACTGTCAAGGTAGCTTCTCAGCAGGATACAGGCACCCAGTTTACCATTCGTATTCCATTAACATTTGCTGCTGTACGGGCGCTTCTTTTTACACTTTCCGGTCAGGTGCTTGCTATTGCACTAAATGAAATCAAGGAAATTATAAGGGTTGAACCGCAAAACCTTATAACAAGCCCTGTAAGAGCAATCAAAACAAGCGAGAAAATTTTACCCCTGTATTCATTAAAACATTTTATAAATTCCAGGGAAAAAGAAGGGGACGCATCTGTTAATAATTACAATCCCATTGTCCTGGTTACAGGTACCGGTAATGACCGCAAGGCAATTGAAATTGATTCCTTAATAGGGCAGCAGGAAATAGTTATAAAAAGCACAGGGTCTCACCTGAGATATGTTAAAGGAATATCAGGTGTTACCATAATTGGAGACGGCAATGTTGTACCAATATTAAATATTCCTGAATTAATAGGAAAATCTTCGGATCATTCTGCCGGTACAGGAACTGAGATATTTGACCATGGAATCATGGCTGAAAAATCTTTATCTATAATGATTGTTGATGATTCAGTAAGTATCCGCCAGGTAGTATCCAGGCTTATAGAAGATCAGGGCTGGAAATTTCGTATAGCCAAAGACGGGATTGATGCCCTGGAAAAATTACAAGACGGAATTCCTGATCTTATTTTACTGGATGTTGAAATGCCGAGAATGAATGGATATGAATTTTTAAGCGCTCTGGGGGCTGAACCATCATATAAAAACATTCCTGTTGTCATGCTGACTTCCAGGGTTACGGAAAAACACAGGGAAAAAGCCCTTGCTCTGGGAGCAAGAGAATTTGTTGCAAAACCCTATAATGATAATGAGTTTATCGAGCTGATTTTAAATGTAACCAGTTAA
- a CDS encoding chemotaxis protein CheW, with amino-acid sequence MKEFMFFQVGHSRFCLELSFIKNVYRISDISETLEKEIREQQDFFICIIDGRQMPLYDFSIIFDIKQSDYDPEFHKVIRIELGNNILALRVDHVDGVAEIMENLITPLPPAVKGKTLEWFPHVLQYEGELVPVLNPWGMAGIKLEQDDDKNNINDKLDFFFSNMINQEYLVNIFTRYLKHVLGKS; translated from the coding sequence ATGAAAGAATTTATGTTTTTTCAGGTTGGACATTCACGCTTTTGTCTTGAATTATCTTTTATTAAAAATGTTTACAGAATTTCTGATATTTCCGAAACACTGGAAAAAGAAATCAGGGAACAACAGGATTTTTTTATATGTATCATAGACGGCAGGCAAATGCCTTTATATGATTTTTCTATTATATTTGATATAAAACAATCTGACTATGATCCTGAGTTTCACAAAGTAATCCGTATTGAACTTGGAAATAATATTCTGGCATTAAGAGTAGATCATGTTGACGGAGTTGCAGAAATCATGGAAAATTTAATCACTCCTTTGCCGCCTGCAGTTAAAGGCAAAACCCTGGAATGGTTTCCCCATGTATTACAATATGAAGGAGAACTTGTCCCTGTTTTAAATCCCTGGGGAATGGCAGGTATAAAACTCGAGCAAGATGATGATAAAAACAATATTAATGATAAACTGGATTTTTTCTTTTCAAACATGATTAATCAGGAATATCTTGTTAATATATTTACCAGATATCTAAAACATGTATTAGGAAAATCCTGA
- a CDS encoding chemotaxis protein CheW, whose amino-acid sequence MNNSIQAGIQRVLVYPARTPVISGKRIFFLFSLNQIENIISKLEIYPLPFAPSHIKGLAQWEEQVVPVLSLEKCLELPDLGRQSSHMRLILVRSENKNIKGLLSADSAIRLIPRPDSCFAGSSLSWLSHKESVRGVYEWDEGFLIIVNINNILNGELTIKGGKPWNA is encoded by the coding sequence ATGAACAATAGTATTCAGGCCGGGATACAGAGGGTTCTTGTTTATCCTGCAAGAACTCCTGTTATTTCAGGTAAAAGAATTTTTTTTTTATTTTCCCTGAACCAGATTGAAAATATTATCAGTAAGCTTGAAATTTATCCGCTTCCTTTTGCTCCTTCACATATTAAGGGGCTTGCGCAATGGGAAGAACAGGTTGTTCCTGTATTATCTCTTGAAAAATGCCTTGAGCTGCCTGATCTGGGCAGACAGTCAAGCCATATGCGGCTGATACTTGTAAGATCAGAAAATAAAAATATAAAAGGACTTTTGAGTGCTGACTCAGCAATAAGACTTATCCCCAGACCTGATTCCTGTTTTGCAGGTTCGTCTTTGTCCTGGCTTTCACACAAAGAGTCTGTCAGGGGTGTATATGAATGGGATGAAGGATTTCTAATAATAGTTAATATAAATAATATTCTAAACGGAGAACTAACCATAAAAGGAGGAAAACCTTGGAACGCATAA
- a CDS encoding methyl-accepting chemotaxis protein has translation MERIRKWIFGLSIGTKLQLSIVVIVLAALTVVLSIFITSYKNSVISGNKEILQTKADVVANYISATIIDGELLSASLGMADSPLSQKLKTFKPYNTTIITIINSQNIIVSMTDHEKEFVGESIDKLPEYSQYFNKSVIESKKKTIIEIHRPLDKKTVLCAFSPLPASNGIVMMDVEKQEILNPVNSFLLKIAGLTAVMFLLIILVIWLVADRTVVRPILNIMDIFGEIGKGNFEARAIVLYDDELGKMSQSLNAMLDNTLNLIQSSEERDSMQGSIMNLLEEISGLAEGDLTARAEVTEDFTGAIAESFNDMAEQLSEVVKNVKDVTLQVISTSQEVSRSTENLAETSEMQAVQVSETIEAINEMSTSIQQVAENAGQSAGVSEQSTIHAKEGAEIVRATNRAMESIREHAQETARAIKRLGESSQEIGNIVQLINDIADRTSILALNASIQAAMAGDAGRGFAVVAEEVQRLAERSTDATKQIDTLIKNIQGEINETGASMEESIQRVVEGSKLADGARKKLQEIETVSTQLGALIQSISMASKQQAKASEEIAKTMEEVGEISSQTSSASRQTAVSMKSLAKMSAQLNESVSVFRLSED, from the coding sequence TTGGAACGCATAAGAAAATGGATATTCGGCCTGAGTATCGGCACAAAACTGCAATTAAGCATAGTTGTGATTGTGCTGGCAGCCCTTACAGTTGTATTGTCAATTTTTATTACCTCCTATAAAAATTCGGTTATTTCTGGTAATAAAGAAATATTGCAGACAAAAGCAGATGTTGTTGCAAATTATATTTCTGCAACAATCATTGATGGAGAATTATTATCAGCCAGCCTGGGTATGGCAGATTCCCCTCTTTCACAAAAGCTTAAAACCTTTAAGCCTTATAACACCACTATAATTACAATTATTAATTCCCAAAATATAATTGTAAGCATGACAGACCATGAAAAGGAATTTGTAGGAGAATCAATAGACAAACTTCCAGAATACAGCCAGTATTTCAATAAAAGTGTCATAGAATCCAAAAAGAAAACCATAATAGAAATTCATCGTCCTCTGGATAAAAAAACAGTTCTCTGCGCATTTTCCCCTTTACCTGCATCAAACGGTATTGTGATGATGGATGTTGAAAAACAAGAGATTTTAAATCCAGTAAATAGTTTTTTACTCAAGATTGCAGGGCTTACTGCTGTTATGTTTCTTTTAATTATTCTTGTTATCTGGCTTGTGGCTGACAGAACAGTTGTCAGGCCTATTCTTAATATTATGGATATCTTTGGAGAAATCGGCAAAGGCAATTTTGAAGCAAGGGCTATTGTTTTATATGATGATGAACTGGGAAAGATGTCCCAGAGCCTGAATGCCATGCTTGACAATACTCTTAATCTTATCCAGAGCAGTGAAGAAAGGGATTCCATGCAGGGGTCTATTATGAATCTTCTTGAAGAAATAAGCGGACTGGCAGAAGGAGACCTGACAGCACGGGCAGAAGTAACCGAGGATTTTACAGGAGCTATTGCAGAATCTTTTAATGACATGGCTGAACAGCTCAGTGAGGTTGTTAAAAATGTTAAAGATGTTACACTCCAGGTTATTTCAACCTCTCAGGAGGTGAGCAGGTCAACTGAAAATCTGGCAGAAACCAGTGAGATGCAGGCAGTCCAGGTATCTGAAACCATTGAAGCCATAAATGAAATGTCAACATCAATCCAGCAGGTAGCTGAAAATGCAGGCCAGTCTGCCGGAGTATCTGAACAGTCAACCATCCATGCCAAAGAAGGAGCAGAGATTGTCCGTGCCACAAACCGGGCAATGGAATCTATCCGGGAACATGCCCAGGAAACTGCCAGGGCAATTAAAAGACTGGGGGAAAGCTCCCAGGAAATCGGCAATATTGTACAATTGATTAACGATATTGCAGACAGAACATCCATACTTGCCCTGAATGCTTCCATCCAGGCTGCTATGGCCGGGGATGCAGGCCGGGGATTTGCAGTTGTTGCTGAAGAGGTTCAGCGCCTTGCAGAACGTTCAACAGATGCTACCAAGCAGATTGACACCCTTATAAAAAATATCCAGGGAGAGATAAACGAAACCGGAGCAAGTATGGAGGAAAGTATCCAAAGAGTGGTCGAAGGTTCCAAGCTTGCAGATGGAGCCAGGAAAAAACTCCAGGAAATTGAAACTGTTTCAACCCAGCTTGGTGCCCTGATCCAGTCTATCTCTATGGCATCAAAACAGCAGGCTAAAGCATCAGAAGAGATTGCAAAAACAATGGAAGAGGTTGGAGAAATCAGCTCACAAACCTCGTCTGCAAGCCGTCAGACAGCAGTATCCATGAAAAGCCTTGCAAAAATGTCTGCACAATTAAATGAATCAGTTTCAGTTTTCAGGTTAAGTGAAGATTAA
- a CDS encoding penicillin-binding protein activator, whose translation MKLRYFQILAAIILLICLNSCVYQTPGITRDQSKPEKIKPEKRLFLEAEQLFQNQSYRQAMAVYKEYMLKFPDGESAPDALIREGYIYQSLKDYTTARSIYEHILNKYQTSNRIADAMVEILMTYYHQGAYKDLIMRADDFIKHKDSHARISTIYLILGNTYTADKSPANAFYFFAKSFETAEDLEKEIVLSRIKKSVQSLAIEEIQSLMERVTSESAREYLLFQLGSENIKNGLYEDGVRVLNQFIDMYPEHEYKQEAERLISEAEERIYMSGKKETHSIGCLLPLTGSYKLYGNQALKGIELALDKSEIKDLINIIIKDTGSDPELARIAVEELVNENVSAIIGPIITSESAALAAQKAGIPIITLTQKDGITETGDYVFRHFLTPRLQVKAITDYAVNKLGLYNFAVLFPDEKYGTTFMNLFWEELSALGGTIVASESYNTRQTDFKGPIRRILRQGFDAIFIPDSAKKAGLIIPQLTFYGARKVPLFGTNLWHSEDLIHRARKFVQGAVFPDVYFSKSNSYEIKSFIDNYFNSYREEPGFIEALGYDTALMLLNILGKYNVRSAVDVKNELLQLRNFQCITGLTGFDDSGEAHKKLFLLKVEGSRFVELPFD comes from the coding sequence ATGAAATTAAGATATTTTCAAATACTGGCAGCAATTATTCTTTTAATTTGTTTGAATTCATGTGTTTATCAAACTCCTGGAATAACCCGCGATCAAAGTAAGCCTGAAAAAATTAAACCTGAAAAGCGCCTGTTTTTAGAAGCTGAACAATTATTTCAAAACCAGTCTTATAGACAAGCTATGGCTGTATATAAAGAATATATGCTTAAATTTCCAGATGGAGAATCAGCACCTGATGCACTGATACGCGAGGGATATATATATCAGTCCTTAAAAGACTACACAACTGCCCGTAGTATATATGAACATATACTTAATAAATATCAGACCAGCAACAGGATTGCTGATGCAATGGTTGAAATACTGATGACATATTATCATCAAGGAGCTTACAAAGACCTTATTATGAGGGCTGATGATTTTATAAAGCATAAAGATTCCCATGCCAGGATTTCAACAATTTATCTTATATTAGGTAATACATACACAGCTGACAAATCTCCTGCAAACGCGTTCTATTTTTTTGCAAAATCCTTTGAAACCGCAGAAGACCTGGAAAAAGAAATTGTTTTATCCAGGATAAAAAAAAGCGTTCAATCCCTTGCCATAGAAGAAATTCAATCTCTTATGGAACGAGTAACAAGTGAATCAGCCCGTGAATATCTATTATTTCAGCTTGGATCTGAAAATATAAAAAATGGTTTATATGAAGATGGAGTAAGGGTATTAAATCAGTTTATAGATATGTATCCAGAACATGAATATAAACAAGAGGCAGAAAGATTAATCTCTGAAGCTGAAGAGCGTATTTATATGTCAGGAAAAAAAGAAACACACTCTATTGGCTGTCTGCTTCCTTTAACAGGTTCATATAAGCTTTACGGCAATCAAGCCTTAAAAGGAATTGAACTGGCTCTTGATAAATCGGAAATAAAAGATTTGATAAATATTATTATCAAAGATACCGGCTCAGATCCTGAACTTGCAAGAATTGCAGTTGAAGAACTGGTTAATGAAAATGTATCTGCAATAATAGGCCCTATTATAACCTCGGAATCAGCAGCCCTGGCAGCACAAAAAGCAGGTATTCCCATTATTACCCTTACCCAAAAAGATGGAATAACGGAAACAGGAGATTATGTATTCAGGCATTTTCTTACACCCAGGCTTCAGGTAAAAGCCATTACAGACTATGCTGTAAATAAACTGGGATTATATAACTTTGCAGTTCTGTTTCCTGATGAAAAATATGGAACAACCTTTATGAATTTATTTTGGGAAGAACTCTCGGCACTGGGAGGAACTATTGTTGCATCTGAATCTTATAATACCAGACAGACAGATTTTAAAGGACCTATCAGAAGAATACTGCGCCAGGGCTTTGATGCCATATTTATCCCTGATTCTGCTAAAAAAGCAGGGCTTATTATTCCCCAGCTTACATTTTATGGCGCAAGAAAGGTTCCTCTTTTTGGAACAAATCTATGGCATTCAGAGGATTTGATTCACCGGGCCAGGAAATTTGTTCAGGGAGCTGTGTTTCCTGACGTATATTTTTCAAAAAGTAATTCCTATGAAATCAAATCATTTATTGATAATTATTTCAACAGTTATAGGGAAGAACCTGGTTTTATAGAAGCCCTGGGATATGATACTGCCCTGATGCTGCTTAACATACTGGGTAAGTACAATGTCCGCAGTGCAGTTGATGTTAAAAACGAGCTGCTGCAGCTTCGCAATTTTCAATGTATTACAGGATTAACAGGGTTTGATGATAGTGGAGAAGCACATAAAAAACTTTTTTTATTAAAAGTGGAAGGAAGCAGGTTCGTGGAACTGCCTTTTGATTGA